The Chitinophaga sp. H8 genome contains a region encoding:
- a CDS encoding TetR/AcrR family transcriptional regulator, with protein sequence MGITERRIRQKEEVRSAILESAWALVKEEGWQSLSIRKIADAIEYSVPVIYSHFENKDAILTEFNRDGFQLLSEALEAAKSAHEDPCNQLEAIAQAYWDFAFDNREYYQLMYGLGMPTCETVAKIPELQQFAHIVQSTLAAIIADSKHPDAEPFLKYHTFWSILHGLISINMMDNGGNMIQSTPKYHDCGPMVLKDAVAGFIKALKY encoded by the coding sequence ATGGGAATCACCGAAAGAAGGATAAGACAAAAAGAGGAGGTACGGTCTGCCATACTGGAGTCTGCATGGGCGCTGGTAAAGGAGGAAGGCTGGCAATCCTTGTCGATCCGTAAAATCGCGGATGCCATTGAATACAGTGTACCGGTTATTTACAGTCACTTTGAAAATAAGGATGCTATTCTGACGGAGTTCAACCGGGATGGTTTCCAGTTGCTCAGTGAGGCTTTGGAGGCAGCTAAATCGGCGCATGAGGATCCGTGTAACCAGCTGGAGGCAATTGCTCAGGCATATTGGGATTTTGCTTTTGACAACCGGGAGTATTACCAGCTGATGTATGGTTTGGGAATGCCTACCTGCGAAACGGTAGCGAAGATTCCAGAGTTGCAACAGTTTGCACATATCGTACAATCTACGTTGGCCGCTATTATAGCAGACAGTAAACATCCGGATGCTGAACCTTTCTTAAAGTACCATACCTTCTGGTCTATTTTGCACGGTCTGATTTCTATCAATATGATGGATAATGGGGGCAATATGATACAGAGTACACCTAAGTACCATGATTGTGGTCCTATGGTATTGAAGGATGCGGTAGCTGGTTTTATCAAAGCATTGAAGTATTAA
- a CDS encoding DEAD/DEAH box helicase yields MSFENLSIIEPILKALKTEGYTTPTPIQEQSIPIVLQRKDLLGCAQTGTGKTAAFAIPILQLLHEQKTQEQLPGNIHALILTPTRELAIQIDESFAAYGKHTGLKHAVIFGGVSQHQQTNAIRRGVDILIATPGRLLDLVSQKIVQLQHIQLFVLDEADRMLDMGFIHDVKKVITRLPAKRQTLFFSATMPPEIAKLAQTILTNPAKVEVTPVSSTAVKVKQSVFMVEKGNKTALLIHVLKNPAITSALVFTRTKHGADKVAKLLNKSHISADAIHGNKSQNARQRALNNFKTGQIRVLVATDIAARGIDVEDLSHVINFELPNVPETYVHRIGRTGRAGASGIALSFCDAEEREYLRDINKLIAQSIPVIEEHPYPMRSPGVKNSSQRPPSSPRKIAAHNAARGKGRNAGQRIDNW; encoded by the coding sequence TTGTCATTCGAGAATTTAAGCATTATTGAGCCCATTCTGAAGGCTCTCAAAACGGAAGGATATACTACTCCAACCCCCATTCAGGAACAATCCATTCCCATTGTATTACAAAGAAAAGACCTGCTGGGATGTGCACAAACAGGGACCGGAAAAACAGCAGCTTTTGCAATACCCATTCTGCAACTATTACACGAGCAAAAAACACAGGAGCAATTACCTGGTAATATACACGCACTTATTTTAACGCCTACCAGAGAGCTGGCTATACAGATAGATGAAAGTTTTGCGGCCTATGGTAAACATACCGGTTTAAAGCATGCCGTTATTTTCGGAGGAGTTTCGCAGCATCAGCAAACCAATGCCATCAGACGCGGGGTAGACATCCTGATTGCTACACCTGGCCGGCTGCTGGACCTGGTATCACAAAAGATCGTCCAGCTGCAGCATATACAGCTGTTTGTGCTGGATGAAGCGGATCGTATGCTGGATATGGGTTTTATCCATGATGTAAAAAAGGTCATTACCCGTTTACCAGCCAAGCGCCAGACTTTGTTTTTCTCGGCAACTATGCCACCTGAGATCGCTAAGCTGGCACAAACGATTTTAACTAACCCGGCTAAAGTAGAAGTGACGCCTGTATCGTCTACTGCTGTGAAAGTGAAACAATCAGTGTTTATGGTGGAAAAAGGGAATAAGACAGCCTTATTGATCCATGTTTTAAAGAACCCGGCCATCACCAGTGCATTGGTTTTTACCAGAACAAAGCATGGCGCCGATAAAGTCGCTAAATTGCTGAATAAATCCCATATTTCTGCTGATGCTATTCATGGTAATAAATCGCAGAATGCCAGGCAGCGGGCTTTGAATAATTTTAAAACCGGACAGATCCGGGTACTGGTGGCCACAGACATAGCCGCCCGTGGAATAGATGTGGAAGATTTGTCACATGTGATTAACTTTGAACTACCGAACGTGCCTGAAACGTATGTGCACCGGATAGGCCGTACCGGAAGAGCTGGCGCCAGTGGTATAGCATTGTCTTTTTGCGATGCAGAGGAAAGAGAATATTTACGTGATATCAATAAACTAATAGCACAATCTATACCTGTAATTGAAGAGCATCCTTACCCGATGCGTAGCCCGGGAGTAAAGAACAGCAGTCAACGTCCGCCATCTTCACCCCGTAAAATTGCAGCACACAATGCCGCCAGAGGGAAGGGCAGAAATGCCGGACAACGGATTGACAATTGGTAG
- a CDS encoding efflux RND transporter permease subunit → MNMIRLALRRPITIMVAVLAIAYFSFTAIRKINVDIFPKIELPAIYVALPYGGLTPAYMDGFMANEFQKVLIFVSGVKDIDFKSVQGFTLMKLTFYPGTDMAQAAAELSAQVSRAMGFLPPGAVPPQVVRFDGSSLPIGQLVFESSQRSITELQTLALTRVRPMFVNIPGVTAPAPFGGNARTIVVKVNQEMMQSYGFSAEEITMAIAQNNLPSPAGNIRIGQQNLMAPVNSMARSPEEFLNIPVRTTNGTTVFIKDIATVEDAADITVGYAVVNGKRSVYLPVIKKADASTLKVVENLKQAIPMLEAALPEDVAVKYVFDQSGYIERSLSNLVHEGILGALLTGVMVLLFLGDKRGALIVVLTIPIAILTAVILLYLFGQTINIMTLSGLALAIGILVDEATVTIENIHQHFEMKKPKERAILDALLEISIPKLLILLCILAVLVPSFMMTGIPKDMFLPLSLAVAFAMIASFVASQTFVPILANWLMKPEQFQHHAVSYHKKKLTRFEKFKRRYLLLIRRTQNKPVRILLVYALLVIVMIIAGGISIGTDILPASNSGDMQLRIVAPPGTRLEKTEKYLQQVTALIKKQLPENGVKISSAYVGMQPSASAINPIFLFTSGAHEAVLQVSVDQSIYTDEMALLKEQIRNSVKTALPELHLTFEPMELVEKIMSQGATTPIQVKVAASQLKQANAYAGKVEAALKKHAFLRDIRIAEPLAYPSLQIEVNRELAAQFGLNMQDVTRALTLATSSTRFTNKNLWIDPKSGLVFQVQVQIPEADMQSVEKLRSLPLKPGSARPVLEDVATVQIQNQPAQVNRQGPNRYVTVLANTYQKDLGAASKAVAAALKDAGDPPRGVLVSTEGTLQLLEETLSGLQTGLVVAVIVIFLLLAAYYQSFAISGLILAVVPAVIGGSLLMLLICGSTLNLQSYMGIIMSVGVSVSNAVLMINQAEFNRQHRGLLVKQASLLAASSRLRPILMTTMAMIAGMIPMASGMGDGGEQVAPLGQAVIGGLILSTCTALLVLPHLFNIVRRKASRISPSLDPDDPDSRFALKGGQMKTIPPAV, encoded by the coding sequence ATGAATATGATCCGGCTTGCCTTACGAAGGCCCATAACAATTATGGTAGCAGTGCTGGCCATTGCCTACTTTTCTTTTACGGCCATACGAAAGATCAACGTAGATATCTTTCCGAAAATTGAACTGCCCGCAATTTACGTGGCCCTCCCCTATGGCGGACTTACACCCGCCTATATGGATGGCTTCATGGCCAATGAATTCCAGAAGGTGCTGATTTTTGTAAGTGGGGTGAAAGACATTGATTTTAAAAGTGTGCAGGGATTTACCCTGATGAAACTTACGTTTTATCCAGGTACGGATATGGCGCAGGCAGCAGCGGAATTATCAGCACAGGTATCCCGTGCAATGGGCTTTTTACCGCCTGGCGCTGTACCACCCCAGGTAGTACGGTTTGATGGCAGTTCGCTACCTATCGGTCAATTGGTATTTGAGAGTTCACAACGCTCTATTACCGAACTGCAGACATTAGCGCTGACCCGTGTACGCCCGATGTTTGTAAATATTCCCGGTGTTACAGCGCCTGCTCCTTTTGGAGGCAATGCACGTACTATCGTGGTAAAAGTGAACCAGGAAATGATGCAGTCCTATGGCTTCTCCGCAGAAGAGATTACCATGGCTATTGCGCAAAACAACCTGCCCTCTCCTGCGGGCAACATCCGTATCGGACAGCAAAACCTGATGGCTCCGGTAAATTCTATGGCCCGCAGTCCGGAAGAATTTCTGAACATACCGGTACGTACTACCAATGGTACGACCGTTTTCATAAAAGATATTGCTACCGTAGAAGATGCTGCAGACATTACAGTAGGTTATGCGGTGGTAAATGGTAAACGCTCCGTATACCTGCCGGTAATAAAAAAAGCGGATGCTTCCACGCTGAAAGTTGTGGAAAACCTGAAGCAGGCTATTCCCATGTTAGAGGCTGCTCTCCCCGAAGATGTGGCGGTAAAATATGTTTTTGATCAGTCTGGTTATATTGAGCGGTCGCTCAGTAACCTGGTCCATGAAGGGATACTGGGAGCATTGCTGACCGGAGTGATGGTACTGCTTTTCCTGGGCGACAAACGCGGAGCATTGATTGTAGTACTCACCATTCCCATTGCTATTCTCACTGCGGTGATCCTGCTTTACCTGTTTGGACAAACGATCAATATCATGACGCTCAGCGGGCTGGCGCTGGCCATCGGCATATTGGTAGATGAGGCTACAGTAACCATAGAAAATATACACCAGCACTTTGAAATGAAGAAGCCCAAAGAAAGAGCGATCCTGGATGCCCTTCTGGAAATATCCATTCCCAAGCTGCTCATCCTGCTGTGTATACTGGCGGTACTGGTACCCTCTTTTATGATGACGGGCATTCCTAAAGATATGTTCCTCCCTTTATCGCTGGCAGTAGCCTTTGCGATGATCGCCTCTTTTGTGGCATCTCAGACATTTGTACCTATTCTGGCCAACTGGCTGATGAAACCGGAACAGTTTCAGCACCATGCAGTCAGTTATCATAAGAAAAAACTGACCCGCTTCGAAAAGTTCAAGCGCCGCTACCTGCTGCTGATACGCCGCACCCAAAACAAACCTGTGCGTATCCTGCTTGTCTATGCCTTACTGGTGATCGTCATGATCATTGCAGGTGGGATTTCCATAGGCACCGACATTTTACCTGCCAGCAACAGCGGTGATATGCAACTGCGGATCGTGGCACCTCCCGGCACCCGCCTGGAAAAAACAGAAAAATATTTACAGCAGGTTACTGCGCTGATCAAAAAACAATTACCGGAAAATGGTGTAAAAATCAGCTCTGCCTATGTGGGTATGCAGCCTTCTGCCTCCGCTATCAATCCCATCTTCCTGTTTACCAGCGGTGCTCATGAAGCGGTATTGCAGGTGTCTGTAGATCAAAGCATTTACACGGATGAGATGGCCCTGCTGAAAGAACAGATCCGGAACAGCGTAAAAACAGCACTCCCGGAACTGCACCTCACTTTTGAACCCATGGAACTGGTGGAGAAGATCATGAGCCAGGGGGCTACTACTCCTATACAGGTAAAAGTAGCGGCCAGCCAACTGAAACAGGCTAACGCCTATGCAGGCAAAGTGGAAGCGGCGTTGAAAAAACATGCTTTTCTCCGGGATATCCGCATCGCAGAACCACTGGCATATCCCAGTTTGCAGATAGAAGTAAACCGGGAACTGGCAGCACAGTTTGGATTAAATATGCAGGATGTAACCCGTGCACTTACACTGGCTACTTCTTCCACACGCTTTACCAATAAAAACCTGTGGATAGATCCTAAGTCGGGGTTGGTATTCCAGGTACAGGTACAAATCCCCGAAGCGGATATGCAGTCGGTAGAAAAGCTGCGCTCCCTGCCTTTAAAACCTGGCAGTGCCCGGCCCGTACTGGAAGATGTGGCTACCGTTCAGATACAAAACCAGCCGGCGCAGGTAAACCGTCAGGGGCCTAACCGGTACGTAACCGTCCTGGCCAATACTTACCAAAAAGACCTGGGGGCAGCCTCCAAAGCAGTAGCTGCTGCACTGAAAGATGCCGGAGATCCTCCCCGGGGTGTGCTGGTAAGTACAGAAGGTACTTTGCAGTTGCTGGAAGAAACATTAAGTGGTTTACAAACCGGTTTAGTCGTAGCCGTGATCGTGATCTTCCTGTTGCTGGCAGCCTATTACCAGTCTTTTGCTATTTCCGGGCTGATACTGGCAGTAGTACCGGCCGTAATAGGCGGCAGCCTGCTGATGCTGCTGATCTGCGGCAGTACACTGAACCTGCAATCCTATATGGGTATTATCATGTCTGTAGGGGTATCTGTATCTAATGCGGTATTAATGATCAACCAGGCGGAATTTAACCGGCAGCACAGGGGCTTACTCGTAAAACAGGCATCCTTACTGGCGGCTTCTTCGAGGCTGCGCCCCATATTGATGACCACGATGGCAATGATTGCCGGGATGATCCCCATGGCTTCCGGTATGGGAGATGGTGGTGAACAGGTAGCGCCATTAGGCCAGGCAGTAATAGGTGGATTAATCCTTTCTACCTGCACAGCGCTGCTGGTACTGCCACACCTGTTTAACATAGTCCGGCGCAAAGCCTCCCGGATAAGTCCTTCCCTGGATCCGGACGACCCGGACAGCAGGTTTGCCTTAAAAGGAGGACAAATGAAAACGATACCGCCTGCTGTATAA
- a CDS encoding TolC family protein, which translates to MIKQSFYLLVGYLSLIHTTSYAQAPTTLPLAKAWELAFENYPGLKEKKAQISLSEYQQRLVKHQALPQAQLQLQNTYGTYAGSSGAFFPLPGIFNVNSGNTLPGEPEATTNAYGSLVLDWKLFEFGKQRKSVAAAAQLTATAQSNFTAYQLAVQSKVTRQYFDILFYQSLLSLTGDNLARIKDILELSKSLGEAGLKPMADTLLAAASYKQVQGEQSLQTGQLQAGKIQLMEMLTVPTAHFNIPAAAYLNIPAAITGNDTSIQPHHPYLDVIDQQLQYELLQQEIVSRKIFPSLSLLGGVASRGSGIHTNGKVNNSWQAGFDNRANNYLAGLGLTWNMTNAYNSLTEKKKAAQQVQATRFHQQTQALQLHTNLLAVYSRIREQWQQVQFTTAAVQQAQQGYELYLARYESGLISLTELLQIQALLQQAEKNHIDASRQWWEQQIIKAELTTDFTYLLQQFEN; encoded by the coding sequence ATGATAAAACAGTCGTTTTACCTGTTGGTGGGGTATCTGTCGCTGATACACACTACTTCCTATGCACAGGCACCCACCACTTTACCACTGGCAAAAGCCTGGGAGCTGGCATTTGAAAACTATCCGGGTCTGAAAGAAAAGAAAGCACAGATCTCCTTATCTGAATATCAGCAGCGCCTCGTAAAGCATCAGGCGCTGCCACAGGCACAACTGCAGCTGCAAAACACCTACGGTACGTATGCAGGCAGCAGCGGGGCCTTCTTTCCCCTACCAGGCATCTTTAATGTAAACAGTGGCAACACCCTGCCGGGTGAACCGGAGGCTACCACGAATGCCTATGGTTCACTGGTACTGGACTGGAAACTATTTGAATTTGGCAAACAACGGAAGTCCGTTGCCGCTGCGGCACAACTCACGGCAACAGCACAAAGCAATTTTACCGCTTACCAGCTGGCGGTACAATCCAAAGTAACCCGTCAGTATTTTGATATCCTTTTTTATCAATCCCTGCTCTCCTTAACCGGAGATAACCTGGCAAGGATAAAGGATATCCTGGAGCTGTCCAAAAGCCTGGGAGAAGCAGGCTTAAAACCTATGGCAGATACCCTGCTGGCGGCTGCTTCGTACAAACAGGTACAGGGCGAACAATCCCTGCAGACCGGACAACTCCAGGCAGGGAAAATACAACTGATGGAAATGCTTACCGTGCCTACCGCCCACTTCAATATACCGGCTGCAGCCTATTTAAATATTCCTGCTGCTATCACCGGCAATGATACCAGTATCCAGCCACATCATCCCTACCTGGATGTGATTGACCAGCAATTGCAATATGAATTATTGCAACAGGAAATTGTCAGCCGGAAAATATTTCCCTCCCTGTCCTTACTGGGTGGTGTAGCCAGCAGAGGCAGCGGTATCCATACGAATGGTAAGGTAAACAACAGCTGGCAGGCAGGCTTCGACAACCGCGCCAATAACTATCTCGCCGGCCTGGGGCTTACCTGGAATATGACCAATGCCTACAACAGCCTCACAGAAAAAAAGAAAGCGGCGCAACAGGTACAGGCAACCCGGTTCCACCAGCAAACACAGGCACTGCAACTGCATACCAATCTGCTGGCCGTGTACAGCAGGATCAGGGAACAATGGCAACAGGTACAGTTTACCACAGCTGCTGTACAACAGGCACAACAGGGATATGAACTATACCTGGCCCGGTATGAAAGCGGGTTGATCAGCCTCACGGAATTATTACAGATACAGGCATTATTGCAACAAGCCGAAAAGAATCATATTGATGCTTCCAGGCAATGGTGGGAACAACAGATTATTAAAGCAGAGCTGACCACAGATTTCACCTATCTGTTACAGCAATTTGAAAATTAA
- a CDS encoding 3-oxoacyl-ACP synthase III family protein, translating into MSNTIHSVFAATGSYIPEIKISNQEFAAHRFFEKNGTPVAKENASIIEKFREITDIEERRYARPEQKASELGYLAAKDALDSSGIDRETLDYIIVAHNFGDVTAGSNRSDFVPSLASRIKYLLQIKNPDCVAYDIAFGCPGWLEALIQADYYIRSGDAKRCLIIGTETLSRVIDPHDRDSMLYADGSGAAIIEASSTGTAGILAHKTQTYASEHAMLLTMDKSYAPEYEGEKDIFLKMNGRKLYEFALSHVPQVIKAAMDKAGVPLSGINKLLMHQANGKMDAAILDRVFKLYGAENHSPELMPMTISWLGNSSVATIPTLLDLIRKGKIANQQLKAGDKVVIASVGAGMNINALVYQF; encoded by the coding sequence ATGAGCAATACTATTCATTCCGTTTTTGCTGCTACGGGCAGCTATATACCTGAAATAAAAATCAGCAACCAGGAGTTTGCTGCACACCGGTTTTTTGAAAAAAATGGTACGCCGGTTGCCAAGGAGAATGCCAGCATCATAGAAAAATTCAGAGAAATTACGGATATCGAAGAGCGCAGGTATGCCAGGCCCGAACAAAAGGCATCGGAACTAGGCTATCTGGCAGCAAAAGATGCACTGGACAGCTCTGGTATTGACAGAGAAACACTGGATTATATTATTGTAGCACATAATTTTGGAGATGTAACAGCAGGCAGCAACCGTTCAGATTTTGTACCCTCCCTGGCCTCCCGTATCAAATACCTGTTGCAGATCAAAAATCCTGATTGTGTAGCGTATGATATTGCTTTTGGTTGCCCTGGCTGGCTGGAAGCACTCATCCAGGCTGATTATTATATCCGTTCCGGTGATGCCAAACGCTGCCTGATAATAGGTACGGAAACATTATCGCGGGTGATAGATCCGCACGACCGTGATTCGATGCTCTATGCGGATGGTAGTGGTGCAGCTATTATTGAAGCCTCTTCAACAGGTACAGCAGGTATCCTGGCACATAAAACCCAGACTTATGCCAGCGAACATGCGATGTTGCTGACCATGGATAAGTCTTATGCACCGGAGTATGAAGGAGAAAAGGATATCTTCCTGAAAATGAACGGCCGCAAGTTGTATGAATTTGCCCTCAGCCATGTGCCGCAGGTGATTAAAGCTGCCATGGATAAAGCAGGGGTGCCGCTGTCGGGTATCAATAAACTGCTGATGCACCAGGCTAACGGTAAAATGGATGCTGCCATCCTGGACCGGGTGTTTAAATTGTATGGCGCCGAAAATCATTCACCTGAACTGATGCCGATGACCATTTCCTGGCTGGGGAATAGCTCTGTGGCTACTATTCCTACCTTGCTGGACCTGATCCGCAAAGGAAAAATAGCCAATCAGCAGTTAAAGGCCGGTGATAAGGTGGTAATTGCTTCTGTAGGAGCCGGTATGAATATAAATGCGCTGGTATACCAGTTTTAA
- a CDS encoding TlpA family protein disulfide reductase, producing the protein MKNNKFSLSNIITALLVGLLLLMLFKPEAKAWLIQGLMKIGLFQPSVSTAPAAANATSLYTADIRFTGTDGREIKLSDLQGKIVFINFWATWCPPCIAEMPSVNALYEQFKDNSQIVFLTVDADAKPDKAQQFLDKNNYTLPLFTIASSIPASVYSGTLPTTVIIDKKGVVVFKHTGAADYTNKKLVQFITDLSTAAP; encoded by the coding sequence ATGAAAAACAATAAATTCTCCTTATCAAACATCATCACGGCATTGCTGGTAGGGCTGCTTTTGCTGATGCTCTTTAAGCCGGAGGCGAAAGCCTGGCTGATCCAGGGGCTGATGAAGATAGGCTTATTCCAGCCCTCCGTATCAACAGCGCCCGCAGCAGCCAATGCTACCAGTTTGTATACTGCTGATATCCGTTTTACAGGTACAGATGGCCGGGAAATAAAGCTGTCCGACCTACAGGGGAAAATAGTATTCATTAATTTCTGGGCTACCTGGTGCCCACCCTGTATTGCGGAAATGCCTTCAGTCAATGCGTTGTATGAACAATTCAAAGACAATTCACAAATAGTCTTCTTAACGGTAGATGCAGATGCAAAACCTGATAAGGCACAACAGTTCCTGGATAAAAACAATTACACCTTACCGTTATTTACCATTGCCAGCAGTATTCCCGCCAGTGTTTACAGTGGTACGCTACCCACTACGGTGATCATTGATAAAAAAGGGGTTGTGGTATTCAAACATACTGGTGCAGCAGACTATACTAATAAAAAGCTGGTGCAGTTTATAACAGACCTGAGTACCGCCGCGCCATAA
- a CDS encoding efflux RND transporter periplasmic adaptor subunit, whose translation MHLIHRSVYTLLSGAVLLASCHQKQAPAAAEKQAPAPPAVLETVAAISDNPTYTLTLPGELLPYEQVLVYPKVKGFIKKLYADRGSKVKKGQLLAVLEAPELNQQFLSAQSDERKLYENYLYSKQAYQRLQKAAAKTGAVAAIELDKAYTQLRADSAAYNTAGANKGVVAQLQGYLRITAPFDGTIVARNFSEGALVGDNATKNGALFAIAQQTHLRLTVAIPEKHAQSLHPNTMITFTVSDRPGKIFTSALSRNSGLLQTDSRSVMAEFDVDNKDGALNGGEYAQVKLTLRRPEPTIWVPASSVVRAQSGVFILRKDPDGIKRIPVIEGIKKDTLQEVFGEVTADQQIIKKGSEEIHEKQ comes from the coding sequence ATGCATCTCATTCACCGGTCCGTATATACGCTTTTATCAGGTGCTGTGCTGCTGGCCAGCTGTCATCAAAAACAGGCTCCTGCAGCAGCGGAAAAACAAGCCCCTGCTCCTCCTGCCGTACTGGAAACCGTAGCGGCGATCAGCGACAACCCTACCTATACACTTACCCTTCCGGGTGAATTGCTACCCTATGAGCAGGTATTGGTGTACCCCAAAGTAAAGGGTTTCATCAAAAAACTATACGCCGACCGGGGCAGCAAGGTAAAAAAGGGACAGCTCCTGGCGGTGCTGGAAGCTCCTGAGTTAAACCAGCAATTCTTATCTGCGCAGTCGGACGAGCGGAAGCTGTATGAAAACTATCTCTACAGCAAGCAGGCTTATCAAAGGCTGCAGAAAGCTGCGGCTAAAACCGGGGCAGTAGCAGCTATTGAGCTGGACAAAGCCTATACACAACTGCGGGCCGACAGTGCAGCCTATAATACGGCGGGCGCGAATAAAGGAGTGGTGGCACAGCTGCAGGGCTACCTGCGCATAACAGCCCCCTTTGACGGTACCATCGTAGCCAGGAATTTTTCCGAAGGGGCACTGGTGGGCGACAATGCCACTAAGAACGGGGCCCTCTTTGCAATTGCCCAGCAAACACATTTGCGGCTTACAGTAGCTATTCCTGAAAAACATGCCCAGTCCCTTCATCCCAATACGATGATTACCTTTACGGTAAGTGACCGACCGGGTAAAATATTTACCTCTGCGCTGTCGCGTAATAGTGGCCTGCTGCAAACGGACTCCCGCTCGGTAATGGCGGAGTTTGACGTAGACAATAAAGATGGCGCGCTCAACGGAGGAGAATACGCACAGGTGAAACTTACCTTGCGCCGTCCGGAACCTACTATATGGGTGCCCGCTTCCAGCGTAGTACGTGCGCAATCGGGTGTATTTATTCTCCGAAAAGATCCCGATGGTATTAAAAGAATTCCGGTGATAGAAGGCATAAAAAAAGATACCTTACAGGAGGTATTTGGCGAGGTAACTGCAGATCAGCAAATCATTAAAAAAGGAAGTGAAGAAATACATGAAAAACAATAA
- a CDS encoding ABC transporter permease, whose amino-acid sequence MFKIAKYVLQDIFKNKVIIGYTLFLLIVTSSLFLLDNDVNKGISSLMSIVLIIVPLISMVFATTYFYNAYEFIELLVAQPVSRGHIILGIYLGMGIAMIGALVIGVAVPLLCFAPSVVSVVLILAVMALTLIFVSLAFLSAVITRDKAKGVGVALLIWFYFAILYDGLVLSVLFSFSEYPLEKVMLACAVFNPVDLGRITILLKLDIAALMGYTGAVYKQFLGNNTGVMVACGLMLLWIIWPLWLSVKLFRKKNL is encoded by the coding sequence ATGTTTAAGATTGCAAAATATGTATTGCAGGATATTTTTAAGAATAAAGTGATCATCGGCTATACGTTGTTTTTACTGATAGTGACCAGCAGTTTATTCCTGCTGGACAATGATGTGAACAAAGGAATCAGCAGCCTGATGAGCATCGTCCTGATCATCGTACCCCTGATCAGTATGGTATTTGCCACTACATATTTTTATAATGCCTATGAGTTTATAGAATTGCTGGTAGCGCAGCCGGTGTCGCGTGGGCATATTATACTGGGTATTTACCTGGGGATGGGGATTGCGATGATAGGCGCGCTGGTAATTGGAGTAGCCGTTCCTTTGTTGTGCTTTGCCCCGTCTGTGGTGAGTGTAGTGTTGATATTAGCCGTAATGGCATTAACCCTGATCTTTGTTTCCCTGGCGTTTTTATCGGCTGTGATTACCCGTGATAAAGCAAAAGGAGTAGGAGTAGCGTTATTGATATGGTTTTATTTTGCCATTTTGTATGATGGCCTGGTATTATCGGTATTATTCAGTTTCAGCGAATACCCGCTGGAAAAAGTGATGCTCGCCTGTGCTGTTTTTAACCCGGTTGATCTGGGCCGTATCACGATCCTGCTGAAGCTGGATATTGCTGCACTGATGGGATATACCGGAGCGGTATATAAACAGTTTTTAGGCAATAATACCGGTGTGATGGTAGCCTGCGGCCTCATGCTGTTATGGATCATATGGCCTTTATGGTTGTCGGTGAAGTTGTTCCGCAAAAAGAACCTGTAA
- a CDS encoding ABC transporter ATP-binding protein, whose protein sequence is MIEIRNLKKSFGQLKVLQGMDASFEKGQVVAIIGPNASGKTTLIKCILGMVLPDAGDVLLNNERVNGEVAYKQHIGYMPQIGRYPDNMKMGQLFEMMKDIRVHNRPAVLDEELIRRFRLSAMYQKPMSTLSGGTRQKVSAALAFLFDPPVLILDEPTAGLDPLSAEILKHKIIAAREAGKLVLITSHIMSEIEEMADAILYIFEGKVKFLKTVTDIKSEYGDEKLGKAIANYILQEMNNG, encoded by the coding sequence ATGATTGAGATCCGTAACCTCAAAAAATCGTTCGGGCAGTTAAAGGTATTGCAGGGCATGGATGCCAGTTTTGAGAAGGGGCAGGTAGTAGCGATCATTGGGCCTAATGCTTCCGGAAAAACCACGCTTATCAAGTGTATCCTGGGGATGGTATTACCGGATGCCGGGGATGTCCTGCTCAATAATGAGAGGGTAAATGGAGAAGTAGCTTATAAGCAGCATATTGGTTACATGCCACAGATAGGACGCTATCCGGATAATATGAAGATGGGGCAGCTGTTTGAAATGATGAAGGACATCCGGGTGCATAACAGGCCTGCTGTGCTGGATGAAGAACTGATCAGGCGGTTCAGGCTGTCTGCCATGTACCAGAAGCCGATGAGCACGTTGTCCGGAGGTACCCGCCAGAAGGTAAGTGCAGCATTAGCATTTTTGTTTGATCCTCCGGTTTTAATACTGGACGAACCTACAGCAGGATTGGACCCCTTATCGGCCGAAATACTGAAGCATAAAATCATTGCTGCACGGGAGGCAGGAAAGCTGGTATTGATCACCTCTCATATCATGAGCGAAATAGAGGAGATGGCAGATGCTATCCTGTATATTTTTGAAGGCAAAGTAAAGTTCCTGAAAACAGTTACGGACATTAAATCAGAATATGGTGATGAAAAACTTGGCAAGGCCATCGCCAATTATATACTACAGGAAATGAATAACGGTTGA